The DNA window GCAGATGCCGTTCGagaaaaaagcactttttctGTACTTTCTTGTCCCTGTCCCGTCATTTTCTCCTGTGTTTCACTTTTCTGTCCAGTTTCAGTACTCGAAGTAGGTGGTAGGTGGTAAATTACTTCCAGGGCAATGCTTGTCGATTTTTTGCAATAGTTATGGACGCTGGATCAACAGGTACACGATTACACTTACATAGATATATCCATAATGCGGCCGCCAATAGAATTCCATTCAAAGTTGAGGAGGAGATCTTTGAAGAAGTGAGGATGCTGATATCGTTGTTTTAATCATTCATCTTCGTCATCATCTATATTTTGACGTGAATTGccgatgtttttattttgcacaAACATAAACCCTGATAACACTGTAGTATAACTTAGGTGAAGCCAGGATTGTCGTCCTTCAGCCATGACCCCGCTGAAGCTGCAAAATCCATCAGAGCACTTCTACTCGTAGCTAAAACAGCTATACCAGCTTACATGTGGGAAAAGACGCCAATAGTACTAAGAGCTACGGCTGGTCTTCGTTTACTTCCTGGCGATATTGCAGACGAAATCTTGAATGCGGTGAGCTACaagactctttttttcttaagaacaaccatctttttcatcttctgtTCATTTTGGACACTTAAATTTCTCTGGTTTTTCTGTGTTAGAAGAAGAATTCGAATTGAattttcgctcattttttccttacgGAGAGCCATGCTAAATGTTGGGCGGTGATTTCGAGTCGATATTTTCGCTATTGCATGACGCACACCCTTCCGAAAGGTGAATACAACACGGTTTTGGTTCCTCAGGAATGGGAAACTTCAACATAAGCTTGTACAGATTTtgcttttcaaagtttctcTGCGATGAAGTCTCTAGCAAATAAATATTGGTCAGAGAACATCTGTTTCGGTGTGCTAAGTAAAGTAGTCGAAACAGTTTTGTTGTTCTAGATATTCTTTCCGTAAGTACTCAGTAAGAGTAGTTCTAGTATGGAATAATTGTGCCATGaatggaaatatttgtttagGTGCAAATCGAGGTTCTCAGTAGCGGCTTTTTCGCTATGCCTGATGCTGTCAGCATTATGAGTGGGTCTGACGAAGGAGTGTACAGCTGGTTCACATTGAATCTTTTGCTAAATACTCTATATTCCGGTACGCTCTTTCCAGTTCCACTACATTTTTCTTGTCCTTTATTTCAGAAAGTTTCAGATAACGTCGCCCACCCACACTTGCCTGAACCTTCACGAAGCGTTGCCGCATTTGACTTAGGTGGCGGTTCAACGCAAGTGACGTTTTGGCCTGAGGACGTACATTTATTTGATAATTTTAAGGAGTTCGAGAGAAATATTGACTTTTTCGGCTACGAAATAAAGTTGTTTACGCACAGGTTAGTTTAAGTTCTCTAGTGTTTTAGCTCCAAAACATTCGAACACAGCCTTGTTGTAAGTTCCAATTTTGACGaaacaacagaaacaaatATCTGCTTCCTGCGCTTGCGTATTCCGTTTTAAAATCACAAGAAGTAAACATTCAGCTTCCTTGGCAATGGATTAGTTGCTGCGCGTCTGAATATGCTCCTTGACCTTCCACAAGACGAGCATATCGTCCACAAGACGTCTCTTGAATCACCCTGCATGCCCCAGGATTTCGAACTGCACGACTGGGAATATGCTCTCAGGAAATGGAGCGTAAGGTAATTGATTATTCCAATTATAACAGTGAATTCTGTCTTGTATTCCTTTTTATGTTGTAACACGTACATTTTTATCAGATTTGTTATTCACCtctttcctatttcttctCGGAGTTGTTCTCTGTTCATCGCTTTCGTAAGAAAAGCTAGTTTTCAGGGGAAAGCAAAACTACTCCTTCAGATCTTGCTATGACACCGCTCGCCAGTTTATCATCAATAGCAATATTATGAAACTTCCAGGTGGAACaaagcttttttattttttcctatctaACACCTAGAGAATCAGGGTGAAGCGtacgtttttttccaacagAGGATCATGGAGGGTACTGATCGTGGGGGAGAGGAAGAGAGAAGTGGAGAAAAGAATTCGTTAGTGATATTCGAATTATGCTTAATGGAAACCGAAAACATAGCACATATTTCACAAAGACAGAACCTAGAGGGTTTAGTCCTCCCAGAATCGAAATTTTTGTGGTGGAGAAAGGAATGCAGAACTGCAGTCAGGTGTTTATTGCATGGTTTATGGTTATTACATAGCTTTCAACTTTTAACCTTTTCATTTAGCAACATTTAGTTGTTAGGTTTGgattgatcaccttgatcagtTTGACTCCCGctgttcttcgaactggtcgagcgggcgccaataatccttccatttgtcccgatcgcgtgccagaatCGCCCAATAGTTTCTTCTTTCGTATGGGACCCGAATAgaatcgtatttttctttgaaggactttgtgaagaggTCTGatcatcgggtcggcggtcttcctgtagcgTGCTTGATATCGCGTGGGACCAAGTCGCTCacagctctggtccaacggttgtcattgaagcgcatcacgtgtccggttCACCTTATTTTGAAGTACTTGGCAAATGTGGCGGCGTCTCTCATcctcgatcgctgacgtaggaccGAAATTCGAATctcgtccctcacttgcgtgaagcgggatactcctagcatcactctttcgattgagcgtttaatgacgctcaccgcattttcGGAAGTACTGTGGTGTTGAAATGGTGTTGTGAAAAGGTCGTGTTGatgaggacgccaactccaccaactcttctactgtcgcatgttcctaagaacagttcttctccagtatCAAACACGGCGTTCAGTGGgtggcgtcgtctcgtctcggtcagtccgatgatgTCGTACGTaaacttcctggcttgcatcatcagatcttcagtGGCCGCATCCGATGCAAGAGTAcgggcgttataagtacagatagtCATCTTagttcttttccgtttcggtagcctatatgactcccgcaaccccgtccttcctggcgtTACCGTACCacgctttcctccggaatcaggagactctttcttaTTAACGTAACgtacataaaattttaaaacccatgggcaggttgcaagcctctagtcccatgagtctTTGGGAGAGCGTTGCATTCTCTCGGAGTGGACagatggagcttatttgttggaggcgactccaaaccgtgtcccttgcacctcccagtcactttaatgcaggcttttggccaaACCGACGTGCGGCTTACAAGGATTTCATGAGTtagtcctggcacagcagaaacagggagtccatcccgtGAATCCACCAGCGTCTCAGGGCAGGCACAAGGCCGCTTTTGGTCTGCGGTTAGCCCCTTATCCGCCACTCgaggacgcgccacgtagcctcgcaaCTAACCGACTGTGATCCCTCCAGTGAGGAAGATCTGTGGAGGTttggattattattattatttgtgcaAGATGGGCCCTTTGAGGAATACTTGTGGACGTATTTCGTAGATGGAGGCTTGCCATACAAAATGATTAGATCAGTATTTTGTGGCTGTTCTTAATTTTCGGGGATTAagttgggaaaaattgaagacttcgctttcttcgaattttcccATTTCGATTTTGAAGGAGGATCTGAAAGGGAGAAGTTTTCCTTTTGGAGGATGCTTCAGACCCTCCCTAGTTATCTCGTAATTTCGCGGAGTGAAGAGGAGAGAGAGCAGGGTCATGTTTGAGGAGGCGGTGACCCGTTATTGCGCTTGGTCCTGAAGAgaatattcgtttttttttttttctagaaaacccGTTCATAAATCATTTTCAAGGAAACCTTCAAGGAACGCCAGCTAATTTCCCAATTGCAGCTCTCCGCAGTAAAATAATCTACTTGTTCTCTTATTACTACGACCGTGGACTGAACGCTGGTCTAGTCAAGGAGAACGACGGAGGCGCAATAAAGCTAGTGGACTATAAAAGAGCTGCCGAGAAAGGTACCGATGATAATTGCTCAAATAATGTTTGTAATCACTTTGTTCTTGTTCTGGTCGTTAATATTTTAGTAATAGAAAACATGTTAGAATTTGACAGATAGAGTTTTTATTCAGCCTGCCTGCGATCCGCAAAACAACTGAACGGTCCTCACTGGATACCCTGGCAATGCCACGATTTAACATACATTTACAGTTTACTCTCTGATGGATATGGTTTCGACGACACGCAGCCACTgtttgtgggttttttttccggctAGTTAAAATTTCCATCTTATTTTCACACGTTGACgacattttttcacattgaCGATAACACGATTCCGACCATTATCGTCAATATAGCGAAACGGGTTCCGATTAGCAATTGCAATCAAATACTGCATCTCATGAATTACTCCAAAATATGTATAATGTTATTTATTAGTACTTACTGACACAGTGGTAGTCCCGCTCCGATCCCAACCACTGCTTTCGCCacgcggcttcgagcgcagcctctCATGCATCTGCAGCGAGCTTTAGAGACTATACAACGTTCACACAACACATTCATTTTACGAccataaaagaaacaatttaaGCCGCGTATTGCTCCACTTCTTTCATGTAGGGGGTTTCGGAAGTTTCTGTAGACTATTCAGTGATTTGAGTCTGACTCATCtttgttcattattttcaCTTAATATATCttgatgaaggataaagtgtaaaATAGTTGGCCGCGCACAATCCCTTTGGGATGCGACgatgcgttcgacttcaattcagaatcgtagaGGTATGACGCTTACAAGATTTCTTGTGAGGTTCACCCATACATCAAGTTAGCTTCCTTATTCTCCCAGAAAATTGTAATAATTTGACGTTTCCGGCTATGAAGGGGTTATTAGGCCTACAACGGTTTAGAGTCACCGGTTGTTCAGATGGTGTGGACGTGCTGCCACGGTGCTGAATTCTATCTTATTGGGATATTCGTTCTTATTTCTTCGTAAAACATGCTAATCAGAAATGTTCTTTTATAAGAGTTCCTATTTCAGTTGGCCAAAAAGCTTAGTGGAATGGAAGTCGCCTGGGGTCAAGGATTGTCGTACACACTAGTGCATGAGTTCCTAAAAACACAAATGTCAGCTTTCGGTGAAAGCGCTAATGTTACTGTTGTTGACCAAATTATGTCGTATATTTATTCTGGTACAAATAACATGTTGTCTTATTTGAACATTATATCCTAGCAATTATTTTTCAGTTAGCTGTTCAAATCAGACAGTTTGTATTCCTTAATGTTaagctgtttttgttttaaagagGCTTGTAGGCATTCTCCTTGCCGTACCATCTAGTCATTCGGTTACACAATAGGCCTTATCATGTACTGTTGCATTGTTGTTAGACTTGTTTTGCTACTAGATATCCCCTTACATATGACTGTGATCTTTACTGATTTCTTGAAATGGGATTGTTTCACTTAACATTTCATATCCATGTAATGAGAAACAAACGGGatcgcttcttttttcttaaaccaCAAATGAggtaataaaaagaatttacgTTTAAATTGAGTTTTTGATATCTAGCAAATGCAAGCAAGAAAATAAGGTGTAATAAATTGCACGGAAGTTGGTCCTTCAATATTAagtctacagaaaaaaagtacatttgAAATGGAGAAGAATTGTTGGGTACCTCCCACTATTACCCGTAGCCATTAGAAATGCTATACAGTTCGTCGGACAGATGCGGCAAATTCTTCAGCGTCTACTTCACGCGCAAACATATGAACGGATTATTAAAAGATGGGATTTCGGATAGTTCTGATAGTCGACATTGTTCTTCAGCTCTAAATAATGAGGATCATCACTGCAAATAGGTACTTGGGACCTTATAATCATGAAATCAAATATGTAGGAATTAAAAGGAGATGTTGTGGAAGAAGAGTCACGGTTTTTGAAACGCGTAGAGCGTTTCATATAGGTTTAGGTTATCTCCATAGGTGCTCATCAACTTTGAAGCATTCGGCCATTTGCTGTAGTCGGCACAGTATTTGATACGCATAAGTTGGTAGTTGTgcaccttcttttcatttcgccAGATTGGGcacaatctgaaaaaaaacaaaaaaaaaaacttcttcacCGCCAGCTCAGCTCTAATCTCTATTGCAACCACGTTTGAATGCCTGCTTATTTGTGGAAAGGAGTGAAGGTCGGAAATTTCTCCAAACtctaattttaaaagttttttctatTGCGTTTTCTGCACATGCACACTATATAATGTGTTGACGTGAAGCCTATTTTGAAGGGTATTTCGTTAAGTTAGGAATTCCTTTTAATTCATGAATATTGTGTATTGTGCGCTTCTATAATTACTATAAATTGGAAGTATAgagtaaagaataaaatttgctACGATTTAGTGAAGTTAAAAATTCTACTCTTCCACACTATCCTTCTTTCTAGTGTACTAAAtttaccttaaaggcatcaccccactaatctggagtggtacgaatttcaaaTGGAGTATTCATGTACGGGATACTAGGTAATGGATTTTGGATTTGgattgctggattttctattgtttatttgtattcattgcttgcctcttactctgggcacgcctttgaacgtaataaataaataagtaaataacagagaggagtgtgattccgtccatttcttccttattaccgtaagaaaacggcccggaatatgcgacgcgtgcacaaagctggcgcgctccagtcgaacagCTTAAGACTAGTAGGtgccaaattttgaaaaaattgcatgAGTGAAGGATTtgattttgaggtttttcgCACAGTTGGGCTCCTTTTCTAATTCTAGTAGCTTGTTGGTATCTAATTGATCTTATTGAATATGTACTTGTTCGCACAGTTTTACAGCActatagttgttttttctttgtctttttgaaattagaaaaatgtgaagaccTCAGTAGATACAAAGTTACTAtgggattttcatttttttttattgaggtTATTGTAGCGAGATAATTCtctcattcaaaattcaacCGTAAGTTCTCATTCGTTACTAAGAGTACCTCCGATAAATTGTaatttgtaataaataataaataataataaataaataataatttgttgAGGATCCGACTCTTCTCAGAAGCAATCCGTGCTCAAACATCTACTCTTCTgattaaaagaaatgaaatgcgaATCAAGTGAAGAATAAGAAAGTGAAGAGTTACTGTGAACGTTACTTCCAACCTGTTACTGTAACTGTTACTTCTAACCTGAACTCATCGTTGAGCTGGGGATGTTCGCGGTTGATGCAGTACTGTTGCTGCAATCTATTCCTTGTTCGTATGAGTTTGCCAAGCTTTCGAGCTTGTTCTGTAAGTTTTTGAACAGTCTTCAAAGGAAGTTCCGCTTTGTTCAAAAGACATTCTTCCACGGGTTCATATTCGTCGTCCTGAAATAGCTGAGTTTTTTTAGACGTTGTTGAGGATCACATAATTTTTGCCGTACTGAATCTGCAACAAAACAGTTTCGTGAAGTGTTAGTCCTcaatttttaaagattatCATTACTATTTGACTTGTACGTCCGCAAATCCCGGTTTTAATCCTGTTTATTTCATCTAAATTCGATTTTTCGAGTAAGATTGTGAAAAAGCTCagcaaaatcaaataatatttttgttgaCAAATCTGAGGAGATATTTCCTCAAGAACCGAGTAAACAGTGCCATTAGCCAGAGAGTGCAAGTGCTATAGCCGGATCAAGATGACCTGAAGCGCATATCCgtaagcggtgcggcggagcgtagaGCGGGAGACCGCTGTAGTCCGAATGAAACCTGCTTGTAGTCCCACCCCAACCACACCTCTTCgtacgcagccgcttacgcaattgcaccatgccCCAGGTCGTTTTAACCTGAGTTTCGGAGTTTCTGACACGAAGATCTTAGAGAATCCGATATTTTATGGTTACGATATACTGTAGGATGGAAGCTTGTACACTGCTGAAGTGCTTCAGTGATGAGAATTGCTTTAAAGTCTCTGAGAGTctatgagaaagaaagaataaactCCAGGAGTGGGGTAGGTGAGGACAGATATAGTCGATTTAGGGATTACAAATTAGAATTCGAATCTTTTtgtcttgcttttttttgccatgttgctaagattttaaaacaagtttaaataattttgagaCGAATGTTTTATTTGATCTGATATGAATGTAGAAAAACAACCATAAATTTTCTGAGTTTAATGTATGAACCACGATATGGAAGCTgatgaaataatgaagaagGATGTATGCTTGACTATGTTCGACTACTTGAATGCAACCCATGAATGAATTCGATTATATTTCAACAATATTTTGAATTCGAATATATTTCAACATTCCAGTTCAGCGTTAGAGTCAAACTGTGGAGATGAGTATTTGAGGAACAGgaaaagcagtaaaaaaaaaaccgtgggCGGAGTAGGTAAGAGGCTCCGCCGTGTCTACACGATCGGTCGGAGGATCGAATCCGCCCACCAAGCCCTTTATCCCTCctgggtcgatagattggtaccaggcttatctgggaggattaAAACCCTGACCTTACACATctgctggcccccgcaagtcgttgtataggccagttacacgttcgtgaacctcaaacgattctgaattaaagtgaacgtgtgggcgcatcccaagcggattgattaacgccaggaaacTTTATTTActcgaaaaaatccagaaattcggGAAAATAGGAGCATTTACAGCCGAGGACGATCCGCACTGTACTGCGAAAACTGGGTCCGAGTAAATCTCAAGAAAAATCCTTGGATTTTCGTAGggagttgaaaatttttaccTTGATAATTGTGGAATACGTCGTTGTTCCTACTAGTGTTCTTCTTCTAGAATATTCCCCTGAACGGTGTCTCaggagaaaattttggattttggtTTGTTTACAGTAGTTGGTGGGGGTTCTCGGCATAGTGTACCAATATAGcagtcaaaaatgaaaaatatttcctacaaattcaaatttaaaatggATCAGACGTTTTAAGATGACCAgtctatccaaaaaaaaaacaatttttacaacAATAGTGATGTATCGAAAGCATATGAAGTGGATTTCATTAATTCCTACGTATGTAAAAAGTTTTGCGTCATTCACTGATTTCACCCCTGATGTCAATGTTACACCACCTTTTCATTACGTCAATCGTGCGGATGTAAAAAATTGCTTTGAGCGGTCTCATGTTcctgatttatttgtttctcagAAATTATATAGGAGATGTTCTATGGTTTCgattatttgcaaaaaaaattccatctaAAACCCCATTTATACCCCATTTATtagtgaaaaatttgaaaagttacTCGAATGCCAATGCCTTTAACATGAAATCCATGGTGAACGATAAGAAatcgaaacagaaatatagGTCCCTAGTTGTATGTCTGTATGTATTCGAATCGTCGGGCAATTTCGCCCCTCGGGTCATAAAGCAAGTACAAGCTCACATTACAACGAGGAAAGTCGGTGGAGAGCAGCAGCAGGTGACAAGACACACGACATTTCTTCCCATCCATACCACGATGTTTTGTCGATTCTAATTTTCGCTGTGCTTCGCTTGCTGTCGGAAGAATGCGGACGACGCAATTCTTCGGACATTAAAACATTGGCAATAAATACAATGTTATGTGTAACTTGTAAATTTTTGGAGCTACTCCATGGGGACAAATGGGACAAATGGAACAATGGGACAAAACGTTAATAAGAACGGATAAATATGGCGTAAATAAAAGAGAGTGTCTGCcgttaatcgatccgcttgggaccagcCACCGccttcacttcaactcagaatcgtttgagatttactaACGAGTGTCCAGCATACACAACTTGCGCTGCGGGGCCAGTCGATGTGTCAGGAGAGTGTTTTTATCTCTCCAGACAAGTATGGTTCCAATTTGTTTACCCGGGAGGGATGCAAgttttggttggcactgggcggatttcgaaccatcgatcgatcatgtggacacagcggaacttcttaccgactacaCGTTGAACACGGCTATCACGAAAATCATACTGTTCCTTTATAGCTGACTTTTGAAGAATAGGAATAATCCGAAGCTCTTTGGAAGACCTCGTTTTTATCAGAAGTAAGCTTAAGCTAGTTCAAGTTAGTTTtgatttaaaatgaaaaaaaaaatcctgaatgaATACAATGAGACAGAACAATATCCTCGATCAACACAgaggaagaaaacacaaaaatcttTGTGCTGCGCTCTCACGCTTTCACTGGACTGCTACTACTTTCACCTTCTAATTTCTATAGTGATTTTCTATTCTCCTCTAATTTAAAACTGCTTATGCCTGCTTATGAATGCGATGTTTACCTGGACGGATGtctggaaaaattctcaaaggaATAGCGAAAGAATAGCGAAGAAAACTCAACGCCATTCAGACTCTTGTTCGTTGTAGTGAATATTTCAAAGTGTGGATAGAACTTGAAGTCGAAGTTACTACTCTTTGAAGCATTGTATACTATTAG is part of the Necator americanus strain Aroian chromosome V, whole genome shotgun sequence genome and encodes:
- a CDS encoding hypothetical protein (NECATOR_CHRV.G17419.T1), whose amino-acid sequence is MIYLLIYSCCFVLTAQSLQDGYYCYTGGSLQGNACRFFAIVMDAGSTGTRLHLHRYIHNAAANRIPFKVEEEIFEEVKPGLSSFSHDPAEAAKSIRALLLVAKTAIPAYMWEKTPIVLRATAGLRLLPGDIADEILNAVQIEVLSSGFFAMPDAVSIMSGSDEGVYSWFTLNLLLNTLYSDNVAHPHLPEPSRSVAAFDLGGGSTQVTFWPEDVHLFDNFKEFERNIDFFGYEIKLFTHSFLGNGLVAARLNMLLDLPQDEHIVHKTSLESPCMPQDFELHDWEYALRKWSVRGKQNYSFRSCYDTARQFIINSNIMKLPALRSKIIYLFSYYYDRGLNAGLVKENDGGAIKLVDYKRAAEKACLRSAKQLNGPHWIPWQCHDLTYIYSLLSDGYGFDDTQPLFLAKKLSGMEVAWGQGLSYTLVHEFLKTQMSAFGESANVTVVDQIMSYIYSGTNNMLSYLNIIS
- a CDS encoding hypothetical protein (NECATOR_CHRV.G17420.T1) translates to MTICTYNARTLASDAATEDLMMQARKFTYDIIGLTETRRRHPLNAVFDTGEELFLGTCDSRRVGGVGVLINTTFSQHHFNTTVLPKMR